In one window of Gymnogyps californianus isolate 813 unplaced genomic scaffold, ASM1813914v2 HiC_scaffold_41, whole genome shotgun sequence DNA:
- the LOC127028756 gene encoding dnaJ homolog subfamily A member 1-like isoform X2: MVKETLYYDVLGVKPSASAEELKKAYRKLALKYHPDKNPNEGEKFKQISQAYEILSDQKKRDLYDKGGEQAIKEGGSSSSFGSPMDIFDLFFGGGGRMQRERRGKNVVHQLSISLEDLYNGATRKLALQKNVICDKCEGRGGKKGAIECCPNCRGTGMQIRIHQIGPGMVQQIQSVCMECQGHGERISPKDRCKSCTGRKIVREKKILEVHIDKGMKDGQKITFHGEGDQEPGLEPGDIIIVLDQKDHPTLTRRGEDLVMCMDIQLVEALCGFQKPITTLDNRTIIITSHPGQTVKHGDIKCVLNEGMPIYRKPYEKGRLIIEFKVNFPGSGFLSSDKLYLLEKLLPARQEVEETEEMEQMDLMDFDPAQDRRHCYNGEAYEDEHHLGGGVQCQTS; this comes from the exons ATGGTGAAGGAGACCCTGTATTATGATGTGCTGGGAGTGAAGCCCAGTGCCTCTGCTGAGGAGCTGAAGAAGGCGTACCGTAAGCTGGCCTTAAAATATCACCCTGATAAGAACCCCAATGAGGGTGAGAAG TTCAAACAGATTTCCCAAGCCTATGAGATACTGTCTGACCAGAAGAAGAGAGATCTGTATGATAAAGGTGGTGAGCAGGCCATCAAAGAGGGTGGCTCCAGTAGTAGTTTTGGGTCACCCATGGACATATTTGATTTGTTCTTTGGAGGTGGTGGGAGGATGCAAAGGGAGAGACGAG GCAAAAATGTTGTTCATCAGTTGTCGATAAGCTTAGAAGATCTGTATAACGGTGCAACAAGAAAGCTGGCTTTGCAAAAGAATGTGATCTGTGACAAATGTGAAG GTCGTGGCGGTAAGAAGGGTGCAATAGAATGCTGTCCTAATTGCAGAGGCACAGGCATGCAAATCAGAATTCACCAGATTGGTCCAGGAATGGTGCAACAGATTCAGTCTGTATGTATGGAGTGTCAGGGGCATGGGGAGCGTATCAGTCCCAAGGACCGGTGCAAGAGCTGCACTGGCAGAAAAATTGTTAGAGAGAAGAAGATTCTAGAAGTTCACATTGACAAAG GAATGAAGGATGGTCAGAAAATAACATTCCATGGTGAAGGGGACCAAGAGCCAGGACTAGAGCCAGGGGACATAATTATCGTCTTAGATCAAAAAGATCACCCTACACTTACAAG GCGAGGGGAAGACCTTGTTATGTGCATGGATATACAGCTGGTTGAAGCACTGTGTGGCTTTCAAAAACCTATCACAACACTGGATAATAGAACTATAATTATTACTTCTCATCCTG gCCAGACTGTCAAACATGGGGATATTAAATGTGTGCTGAATGAAGGCATGCCAATATATCGTAAGCCATATGAAAAAGGACGTCTAATCATAGAGTTCAAG GTGAACTTCCCAGGTAGTGGCTTCCTCTCCTCAGATAAGTTGTATTTGCTGGAAAAACTGCTACCTGCAAGGCAGGAAGTAGAAGAAACTGAGGAAATGGAACAAATGGATTTAATGGACTTTGATCCAGCTCAAGACAGAAGACATTGCTATAATGGAGAAGCCTATGAAGATGAGCACCACCTTGGAGGTGGTGTTCAATGTCAGACTTCTTAA
- the LOC127028756 gene encoding dnaJ homolog subfamily A member 1-like isoform X1, with protein MVKETLYYDVLGVKPSASAEELKKAYRKLALKYHPDKNPNEGEKDWDLRLNVYLSQFKQISQAYEILSDQKKRDLYDKGGEQAIKEGGSSSSFGSPMDIFDLFFGGGGRMQRERRGKNVVHQLSISLEDLYNGATRKLALQKNVICDKCEGRGGKKGAIECCPNCRGTGMQIRIHQIGPGMVQQIQSVCMECQGHGERISPKDRCKSCTGRKIVREKKILEVHIDKGMKDGQKITFHGEGDQEPGLEPGDIIIVLDQKDHPTLTRRGEDLVMCMDIQLVEALCGFQKPITTLDNRTIIITSHPGQTVKHGDIKCVLNEGMPIYRKPYEKGRLIIEFKVNFPGSGFLSSDKLYLLEKLLPARQEVEETEEMEQMDLMDFDPAQDRRHCYNGEAYEDEHHLGGGVQCQTS; from the exons ATGGTGAAGGAGACCCTGTATTATGATGTGCTGGGAGTGAAGCCCAGTGCCTCTGCTGAGGAGCTGAAGAAGGCGTACCGTAAGCTGGCCTTAAAATATCACCCTGATAAGAACCCCAATGAGGGTGAGAAG GATTGGGATCTGAGGCTTAATGTATATCTTTCACAGTTCAAACAGATTTCCCAAGCCTATGAGATACTGTCTGACCAGAAGAAGAGAGATCTGTATGATAAAGGTGGTGAGCAGGCCATCAAAGAGGGTGGCTCCAGTAGTAGTTTTGGGTCACCCATGGACATATTTGATTTGTTCTTTGGAGGTGGTGGGAGGATGCAAAGGGAGAGACGAG GCAAAAATGTTGTTCATCAGTTGTCGATAAGCTTAGAAGATCTGTATAACGGTGCAACAAGAAAGCTGGCTTTGCAAAAGAATGTGATCTGTGACAAATGTGAAG GTCGTGGCGGTAAGAAGGGTGCAATAGAATGCTGTCCTAATTGCAGAGGCACAGGCATGCAAATCAGAATTCACCAGATTGGTCCAGGAATGGTGCAACAGATTCAGTCTGTATGTATGGAGTGTCAGGGGCATGGGGAGCGTATCAGTCCCAAGGACCGGTGCAAGAGCTGCACTGGCAGAAAAATTGTTAGAGAGAAGAAGATTCTAGAAGTTCACATTGACAAAG GAATGAAGGATGGTCAGAAAATAACATTCCATGGTGAAGGGGACCAAGAGCCAGGACTAGAGCCAGGGGACATAATTATCGTCTTAGATCAAAAAGATCACCCTACACTTACAAG GCGAGGGGAAGACCTTGTTATGTGCATGGATATACAGCTGGTTGAAGCACTGTGTGGCTTTCAAAAACCTATCACAACACTGGATAATAGAACTATAATTATTACTTCTCATCCTG gCCAGACTGTCAAACATGGGGATATTAAATGTGTGCTGAATGAAGGCATGCCAATATATCGTAAGCCATATGAAAAAGGACGTCTAATCATAGAGTTCAAG GTGAACTTCCCAGGTAGTGGCTTCCTCTCCTCAGATAAGTTGTATTTGCTGGAAAAACTGCTACCTGCAAGGCAGGAAGTAGAAGAAACTGAGGAAATGGAACAAATGGATTTAATGGACTTTGATCCAGCTCAAGACAGAAGACATTGCTATAATGGAGAAGCCTATGAAGATGAGCACCACCTTGGAGGTGGTGTTCAATGTCAGACTTCTTAA